From the genome of Bacteroidales bacterium, one region includes:
- a CDS encoding MFS transporter, producing MKKLLSGDAFAVLHIRDFRLYLSLRMLLTMATLMQSVIVGWQIYDITHNVLWLGFIGLTEVIPQVSISLFAGHFTDIWNRRNMVRYTTLIVITGAAILLIYTANASFFYERYGVFPIFISIFLTGLARGIMSPALVALLGQLVPRNLYPNAATWNSANWQLAAVMGPAIGGLIYGYAGIIPAYSVVLVFYTTAFFLVLLIRNHKHEVIETGEGIMARIMSGIEFVFRTPELLGAFALDMFAVLFGGAVAMLPVFASDILKIGPQGLGILRACPAIGAVITAVILMFHPPLKETGKILFSAVVGFGLCMIGFALSKNFILSATILILSGAFDNISVVIRGTILQLFTPDHMRGRVASVNSIFIGSSNELGAFESGVAAKLMGLVPSVIFGGCMTLAVVAVTLKLNKPLKSLSLTQKIG from the coding sequence ATGAAGAAATTGCTTTCAGGAGACGCTTTTGCAGTATTGCACATCAGGGATTTCAGGTTGTATTTGTCCTTGCGTATGCTGCTTACAATGGCAACGTTAATGCAGAGTGTCATTGTAGGCTGGCAGATTTATGATATCACACATAATGTGCTCTGGCTTGGCTTCATCGGTCTGACCGAGGTAATTCCCCAGGTGAGCATTTCCCTGTTTGCAGGCCATTTCACTGATATATGGAACCGGAGGAATATGGTCCGGTACACTACACTGATCGTAATTACCGGGGCTGCCATATTGCTCATTTATACGGCCAATGCTTCATTTTTCTATGAGCGGTATGGCGTTTTCCCTATTTTCATCAGCATTTTTCTCACGGGACTGGCAAGAGGTATAATGTCGCCCGCCCTGGTGGCCTTGCTTGGACAACTGGTTCCACGGAATCTTTACCCCAACGCTGCCACCTGGAACAGCGCAAACTGGCAGCTGGCAGCAGTGATGGGGCCTGCCATCGGCGGACTCATTTACGGGTATGCCGGCATCATTCCCGCTTATTCGGTTGTTCTTGTTTTTTATACAACGGCATTCTTTCTTGTGCTTCTGATCAGAAATCACAAACATGAAGTGATAGAAACCGGTGAGGGAATTATGGCGCGGATCATGTCGGGAATTGAATTTGTTTTCAGGACACCTGAATTACTGGGAGCTTTCGCCCTGGATATGTTTGCCGTGCTCTTTGGTGGTGCTGTGGCGATGCTTCCTGTATTTGCTTCGGATATTCTTAAAATCGGCCCGCAGGGACTTGGTATCCTTCGTGCATGTCCTGCAATCGGGGCCGTTATTACGGCTGTAATACTAATGTTCCATCCACCGCTTAAAGAAACCGGCAAAATTCTGTTCAGCGCTGTAGTGGGCTTTGGTTTGTGCATGATAGGGTTTGCATTATCCAAAAACTTCATTTTATCTGCGACCATTTTAATATTAAGCGGCGCATTCGATAACATCAGTGTCGTCATTCGCGGTACCATCCTGCAGTTATTTACGCCTGATCACATGAGGGGCCGGGTGGCTTCCGTAAACAGCATCTTCATCGGTTCATCCAATGAACTGGGCGCTTTCGAATCGGGTGTGGCTGCAAAACTGATGGGACTGGTACCTTCTGTGATATTTGGCGGTTGCATGACCCTGGCTGTGGTGGCCGTTACACTAAAACTTAACAAACCGCTGAAAAGTTTATCCCTTACACAAAAAATAGGGTAA
- a CDS encoding ABC transporter permease, with protein sequence MIKNSLKIAFRNIRRYMLHSVLNIAGMAIGMAAAILILLWVRDELSYDRDLPEAGNIYRLVEKDTSSQGSMMIPVPAALSAAMKQEIPEIIYTTRYTPSPLSLKKGDEYIEELVATVDKDFLKMFNLQFIDGDINTALDDPHSIILTEETAMKFFGDLHAVGKTIPSRGYDVKVTGVIKDIPANRNLRFKYLVPLQWLSELGAHSNSWQERFYTYVQVKKGTDPKTVERKIAQIVKTNVPESQSIIFMQNVKKIHLYSAGKYNYDVNGLGDIIYVRILALIAAFILVIACINFMSLSTAQSVQRSKETGIRKVTGAGRGKLIFQFLGEAMLMVFTAHIFAMILVELFLPGFNTLTGKQLFVPYHSAGLYLQLMGLIVLCGLLAGGYPALVLSAARPLDAIRGIVKKSPTNIRFRKLLVIFQFTMSVGLIICTLVIGLQLKFMQKKDIGYNRENIGYFMFPIRPGDPKLESLKKELAGYPSILGVTKGFNPSSIEGYVNGFNWNGKKEGNDISFCFVGGDADFASTFGFKIKQGRFFSPEINTDSSAVVINEKASEMMGLANPLGEVITTPWGARLTIIGIMKNFNFKSLRYAIEPLILQVGSSNSFFVRMKPGNRKSTLEFIDKTFKSFNPGLPMDFHFMDNDFENMYMTERRIGKIFMYFSMMAVFISCLGLIGLSSFMNERRTKEIGIRKVNGAKTVEIFTLLSGEYLIWVMISVFIAGPVAYYVMHKWLQNFAFRTHIPWWVLAVSGCIALFIALATVSLQSYRTSEKNPVDALRYE encoded by the coding sequence ATGATTAAGAATTCTCTCAAAATAGCATTCCGGAATATCCGAAGGTACATGTTGCACTCTGTCCTGAACATCGCCGGAATGGCCATTGGCATGGCGGCTGCAATCCTGATCCTGCTATGGGTCAGGGATGAATTGAGTTACGACCGTGACTTACCGGAGGCTGGTAATATATACCGGCTCGTTGAAAAGGATACATCTTCACAGGGTTCCATGATGATTCCTGTTCCGGCTGCCCTTTCGGCCGCCATGAAACAGGAAATTCCTGAGATTATATACACAACTCGATATACGCCGTCACCGCTCTCCCTAAAAAAGGGCGATGAATATATTGAGGAATTGGTAGCTACAGTGGATAAGGATTTTCTGAAAATGTTCAACCTGCAATTTATCGATGGGGACATAAACACGGCTCTTGATGATCCCCATAGTATTATCCTTACCGAGGAAACGGCCATGAAATTCTTCGGAGATTTACATGCAGTGGGCAAAACAATTCCATCGAGGGGTTATGATGTAAAGGTTACAGGGGTTATCAAAGATATTCCGGCCAACAGGAACCTCCGGTTCAAATACCTGGTTCCACTGCAATGGCTCAGCGAACTAGGAGCTCACAGCAACTCCTGGCAAGAGCGGTTTTACACTTATGTACAAGTTAAAAAAGGAACCGATCCGAAAACAGTTGAAAGAAAGATTGCACAAATAGTCAAAACAAATGTTCCGGAGTCTCAATCGATCATATTCATGCAAAATGTTAAGAAAATTCATCTGTATTCTGCCGGAAAATACAACTATGATGTGAATGGTCTGGGCGATATTATTTATGTCAGGATACTGGCCCTGATAGCTGCTTTTATCCTGGTTATCGCATGCATCAATTTCATGAGCCTTTCAACCGCCCAATCTGTGCAACGTTCAAAAGAAACAGGCATCCGAAAAGTAACCGGTGCAGGTCGCGGGAAACTGATATTCCAATTTCTGGGTGAAGCCATGCTTATGGTTTTTACAGCCCATATTTTTGCCATGATCCTTGTAGAGCTTTTCCTTCCCGGTTTTAATACACTGACAGGCAAACAATTGTTTGTTCCATACCACAGTGCCGGGTTGTATTTGCAATTGATGGGACTGATCGTATTATGCGGTTTGCTGGCCGGTGGCTACCCTGCCCTGGTACTGTCAGCTGCCCGGCCGCTTGATGCAATCAGGGGAATAGTTAAAAAATCACCAACCAATATACGTTTCCGGAAACTGCTTGTAATCTTCCAGTTCACGATGTCGGTTGGCCTGATTATTTGCACGCTCGTTATCGGCCTCCAACTGAAATTTATGCAGAAAAAGGATATTGGTTATAACAGGGAAAATATCGGGTACTTTATGTTCCCTATTCGTCCCGGTGATCCGAAACTTGAGTCACTTAAAAAGGAACTGGCCGGTTACCCGTCAATACTCGGGGTTACAAAGGGGTTTAATCCTTCCAGTATAGAAGGTTATGTAAACGGGTTCAACTGGAACGGCAAAAAAGAAGGGAATGATATCTCTTTTTGTTTTGTGGGTGGTGATGCGGATTTTGCATCAACATTTGGTTTTAAAATAAAACAGGGACGGTTCTTTTCTCCTGAAATAAATACAGATTCATCAGCGGTAGTCATTAATGAAAAAGCATCCGAAATGATGGGTCTTGCCAATCCCCTGGGAGAGGTTATTACAACGCCATGGGGTGCCCGCCTCACGATAATCGGGATTATGAAAAATTTCAATTTTAAATCGCTCCGGTATGCGATTGAACCCCTGATTCTCCAGGTTGGCTCTTCTAATAGCTTTTTTGTAAGGATGAAACCCGGCAATCGGAAGTCAACCTTGGAATTCATTGATAAAACATTCAAATCGTTCAACCCCGGTCTGCCGATGGATTTTCATTTCATGGACAATGATTTTGAAAACATGTACATGACAGAACGAAGGATTGGCAAAATCTTCATGTATTTTTCCATGATGGCTGTTTTCATTTCCTGCCTGGGATTGATCGGGTTATCTTCTTTTATGAATGAACGGAGGACTAAGGAGATCGGTATCCGGAAAGTCAATGGCGCTAAAACGGTTGAAATATTCACATTATTATCCGGGGAATACCTGATATGGGTAATGATTTCTGTTTTCATTGCCGGCCCGGTTGCTTATTATGTCATGCATAAATGGCTGCAAAACTTTGCATTTCGCACCCATATCCCGTGGTGGGTTTTAGCTGTTAGCGGTTGCATTGCTCTGTTCATTGCTCTGGCAACAGTTAGCCTGCAATCATACCGTACTTCAGAAAAGAACCCCGTGGATGCGCTGAGGTATGAGTAA
- a CDS encoding DUF3037 domain-containing protein yields MQQKLLYEYAIVRVVPSVEREEFLNAGVILYCKSEKFIRMMYKVNKEKILALKSEADFEEIEKNLEGFRKIASGEKEGGPIACLDEAERFRWLTAVRSATIQTSRPHPGITENLETVLETLFSQLVA; encoded by the coding sequence ATGCAGCAAAAGCTCTTATATGAATATGCCATTGTAAGAGTAGTTCCTTCAGTGGAACGGGAAGAATTTTTAAATGCGGGCGTAATCCTGTATTGCAAGAGCGAGAAATTCATCCGCATGATGTATAAGGTGAATAAGGAAAAGATCCTGGCATTGAAATCGGAAGCCGATTTTGAAGAAATCGAAAAAAACCTTGAAGGATTCAGGAAGATTGCTTCCGGAGAAAAAGAAGGAGGTCCCATTGCCTGCCTTGATGAAGCAGAACGCTTCAGGTGGCTGACTGCAGTAAGGAGCGCTACGATTCAAACATCAAGGCCTCACCCTGGAATTACAGAAAATCTTGAAACTGTTCTTGAAACATTGTTTTCCCAATTGGTTGCCTGA
- a CDS encoding four-helix bundle copper-binding protein, translating to MTYKDDFQECIIACQECATACTQCALACLHEEAVQEMTRCIELNMECAAVCRSAAELMTLDSESAQRMCQICMDVCNRCADECDQHADMEHCQECADECRNCAEACEKMATVGVH from the coding sequence ATGACTTATAAAGATGATTTTCAGGAATGCATTATCGCCTGCCAGGAATGTGCTACGGCATGTACCCAGTGTGCTCTTGCCTGTTTGCATGAAGAAGCCGTACAGGAGATGACCCGTTGCATCGAGCTGAATATGGAATGTGCGGCAGTATGCCGTAGTGCGGCTGAACTGATGACACTTGACAGTGAATCGGCCCAGAGGATGTGCCAGATTTGTATGGATGTATGTAACCGGTGCGCGGATGAATGCGATCAGCATGCCGATATGGAGCATTGCCAGGAATGTGCCGATGAATGCCGGAATTGCGCTGAAGCCTGTGAAAAAATGGCAACAGTGGGAGTTCACTAG
- a CDS encoding SDR family NAD(P)-dependent oxidoreductase translates to MARILVTGAADGLGKIAAQMLITQGHSVVLHARNPMRGEQALEALPGAEGVVTGDLSRIEEIKDIARQANASGHFNAIIHNAGVYRVSSGVFTVNSLAPYILTCLINRPDRLIYLSSGLHMQGSDRMDRQSYQNERFTYSDTKLHVLLLAKALTRMWPGVYANAVNPGWVPTKMGGSGAPDDLMKGAETQVWLATSNEPEALVSGRYFFHKKERNYNPLADDEGLQDRFLELCGEISGTSLRKADTENHRADTENH, encoded by the coding sequence ATGGCAAGAATATTGGTTACCGGTGCCGCGGACGGACTGGGAAAAATAGCCGCTCAAATGCTCATCACGCAGGGACATTCTGTTGTGCTGCATGCCCGGAACCCTATGAGGGGGGAACAGGCTTTGGAAGCGCTTCCCGGCGCTGAAGGGGTTGTAACGGGTGATTTATCAAGGATTGAAGAAATAAAGGATATAGCGCGACAGGCGAATGCTTCCGGGCATTTTAATGCGATTATTCATAATGCCGGAGTTTACAGGGTTTCTAGCGGAGTTTTTACAGTGAACAGCCTGGCGCCGTATATTCTGACATGCCTTATCAATCGGCCTGACAGGCTGATCTATCTGAGTTCCGGGCTTCATATGCAGGGTTCTGACAGGATGGACAGGCAATCGTACCAGAATGAGCGATTCACTTACAGTGACACAAAACTGCATGTTCTTCTCCTGGCTAAAGCTTTGACCCGCATGTGGCCGGGTGTTTATGCCAACGCGGTAAACCCTGGATGGGTACCTACAAAAATGGGTGGCAGCGGTGCCCCCGATGATCTCATGAAAGGAGCCGAAACCCAGGTGTGGCTTGCAACAAGCAATGAACCCGAAGCCCTTGTGAGCGGCCGGTATTTCTTTCATAAGAAAGAACGCAATTATAACCCGCTTGCGGATGATGAAGGGTTGCAGGATAGGTTTCTGGAGTTGTGCGGGGAAATAAGCGGCACGTCATTGCGAAAAGCAGACACAGAGAACCACAGAGCAGACACAGAGAACCACTGA
- a CDS encoding HipA family kinase yields MSTIRTVTVTRYMQPLREGGSLPALAEADDGNKYVVKFRGTGHGVKTLIAELLGGEIARALGLNVPEIVFAGLDECFGRTEGDEEIQDLLKASQGLNLGLKFIPGAFAFDPAVNKPDALLASIIVWLDSLLVNPDRSFKNTNLLMASKELWLIDHGSCLYYHYRWDGWHNKATEPFQYIKDHVLLSLASQMEDADALCRQFIDDQVLHSIVQIIPDGWINWESQNISPEQVRRAYFTFLSHRLQNSKQFIKEAHAAKALI; encoded by the coding sequence ATGAGTACAATCAGAACAGTTACTGTTACCCGGTACATGCAGCCTTTGCGGGAGGGCGGTTCACTGCCTGCACTGGCCGAGGCCGATGACGGCAATAAATATGTAGTTAAATTCAGAGGCACCGGTCACGGTGTTAAAACACTGATAGCTGAATTATTGGGCGGGGAAATCGCCAGGGCATTGGGTCTTAATGTCCCCGAGATTGTTTTTGCAGGATTGGATGAGTGCTTTGGTAGAACAGAAGGCGATGAGGAAATACAGGACCTGTTAAAGGCCAGCCAGGGATTGAATCTCGGACTTAAATTCATACCCGGGGCCTTTGCCTTTGATCCTGCAGTGAATAAGCCCGATGCATTGTTGGCTTCTATAATAGTATGGCTCGACAGCCTGCTTGTAAACCCTGACCGTTCATTTAAAAACACAAACCTTCTGATGGCAAGCAAGGAATTGTGGCTTATCGATCACGGGTCATGCCTCTATTACCATTACCGGTGGGACGGATGGCATAACAAAGCCACAGAACCTTTTCAGTATATTAAAGACCATGTTTTGCTGTCCCTGGCCTCACAGATGGAAGATGCCGATGCCCTGTGCAGGCAGTTCATCGATGATCAGGTACTTCATTCTATAGTTCAGATCATACCCGACGGTTGGATTAACTGGGAGTCGCAAAACATAAGCCCTGAACAGGTGCGCAGAGCTTATTTCACTTTTTTAAGTCACCGTCTGCAAAATTCAAAACAATTTATTAAAGAAGCCCATGCAGCAAAAGCTCTTATATGA
- a CDS encoding tetratricopeptide repeat protein, whose translation MKILNRHYILTILCLFVISSEKAISQDKVTIDSLLTVINHATSDSTKIKSLLDLSAIYFAFDYSKALEYAGEAKKAAAEARLKKWESKADNAFGNVYISTGDYKLASRYYFGALHYYESINDSLNIIRLQTNLGALYDRLEDYDKALSYYFRVLELFNLIKNPNKKEYPLTSLYNNIANIYQTKGDTTSALQYYRKSLQKARETNNKPAQGIVLNNLGKLYLTDLNRPKTALPYLIEGLQVRESNGDKAEIARSMIILCDYYLRQGNASEAGKYARKIIALASEVGSIDLKSKAYQQLSAVEEMQGNTKDALENYKLFKAYSDSIQKQYARSEIERLQMQYDFEKAEKIREADTRQARIRYLVIIIALAIGLLVTLLITRIISIRAKENDLKQKALAGDIEIKNKELTTNVMYLVKKNELINSIAERLLKVNHQLPVESQAAIHDIIIELEKEGDSDSWKEFELRFNQVHLEFYNKLRQKHTGLTPSDEKLCAFLRLNMNTKEIAAITKQQIKTIEVARARLRKKLNLTNSSANLVTYLMNL comes from the coding sequence ATGAAAATCCTGAACCGGCATTACATATTGACGATTCTATGCCTGTTCGTTATTTCATCCGAAAAAGCAATTTCCCAGGATAAGGTAACAATCGACAGTTTGCTGACTGTTATCAATCATGCTACATCCGATTCGACTAAAATAAAATCGCTTCTTGATCTTTCAGCCATCTATTTCGCTTTCGATTATTCAAAAGCGCTTGAATACGCCGGTGAAGCAAAAAAGGCAGCCGCTGAAGCACGGTTAAAAAAATGGGAGTCAAAAGCCGACAATGCTTTCGGGAACGTATACATCTCAACAGGCGATTATAAACTGGCTTCACGCTATTATTTTGGTGCACTTCATTATTACGAAAGCATAAACGATTCTCTTAATATAATCAGGCTGCAGACTAACCTCGGAGCCTTGTACGACAGGCTTGAGGATTACGATAAAGCGTTGTCGTATTATTTCCGGGTACTTGAACTATTCAACCTGATAAAGAATCCAAATAAGAAAGAATACCCGCTTACATCGTTGTATAACAATATTGCCAATATCTACCAGACAAAAGGCGATACCACATCAGCGCTCCAGTATTACAGGAAATCTTTGCAGAAAGCCCGCGAAACAAATAATAAACCCGCACAGGGAATTGTATTGAATAACCTCGGGAAATTGTATTTAACCGACCTTAACCGGCCAAAAACGGCACTTCCCTATTTGATTGAAGGTTTGCAGGTGAGGGAATCAAACGGTGATAAAGCAGAAATCGCCCGTTCAATGATTATTTTATGCGATTATTACCTGAGACAGGGAAATGCGTCTGAGGCAGGTAAATATGCCCGTAAAATAATCGCCCTTGCCAGCGAAGTGGGTTCAATCGATCTTAAAAGCAAAGCATACCAACAGCTTTCCGCTGTTGAAGAAATGCAGGGCAATACAAAGGATGCGCTTGAGAATTATAAATTGTTCAAAGCCTATAGTGACAGCATCCAGAAGCAATATGCACGAAGTGAAATTGAGCGTCTCCAGATGCAATATGATTTCGAGAAGGCTGAAAAAATCAGGGAAGCCGATACGCGCCAGGCAAGGATACGTTACCTTGTAATCATCATTGCACTGGCAATCGGCCTGCTGGTTACGTTATTGATCACACGGATAATAAGTATCCGCGCTAAGGAAAACGATTTGAAACAAAAAGCCCTTGCCGGTGATATCGAAATCAAAAATAAAGAGCTTACCACCAATGTAATGTACCTGGTTAAGAAGAATGAACTGATTAACAGCATCGCAGAACGGTTGCTGAAGGTGAATCATCAGCTTCCTGTTGAAAGCCAGGCCGCCATTCATGATATCATCATCGAACTTGAGAAAGAAGGCGACAGCGACTCCTGGAAAGAATTTGAACTGCGTTTTAACCAGGTGCATCTTGAATTTTACAATAAACTCAGGCAGAAACATACAGGACTTACCCCTTCGGATGAAAAGCTTTGCGCCTTTCTGCGACTGAATATGAACACAAAAGAAATCGCAGCTATCACCAAACAACAAATTAAAACAATTGAAGTGGCAAGAGCAAGACTCAGAAAGAAACTCAATCTTACCAACTCAAGCGCTAACCTGGTTACCTACCTGATGAATCTGTGA